Proteins from a genomic interval of Acinonyx jubatus isolate Ajub_Pintada_27869175 chromosome B4, VMU_Ajub_asm_v1.0, whole genome shotgun sequence:
- the LOC113603589 gene encoding translation initiation factor IF-2-like: MSVLGCRVPGSWVSLPSIRGRTDHRSLARDKIQIPNTKYGFYRMCTTSAPSSSLKTIKSGTSCHRVDYGPSDCASFLTSRRLGKRGGGEQRARRDPRNQGTGGAAWEVQRTGPQEKWVTLVYLKPTRAQASLYRLQTTPRSPTCQARSPAARAPSRLSDQVGDRTVRTHLEGASAPGTAGAHPDRDPEPSRRPLSGQPARAPRRQSQAARPRAPAAARRSHLCRALLTARSQAGRALAVPRFHPRRALAPPPLAPSSPTRRALAPARCTAPPRAPRRGSAPQNTQRAPGAFKGTGPRAGVAPRPPLEGVLGRRARSEFGDPPLPRRHLRVTPAEKSNRVCVWSSDRVVVSFERAC, translated from the exons ATGTCTGTCCTCGGCTGCCGGGTGCCTGGGAGCTGGGTCTCACTGCCCAGCATCCGAGGGAGGACTGACCACAGGTCGCTAGCCCGGGACAAGATCCAAATTCCAAATACCAAGTATGGTTTCTACCGAATGTGTACCACTTCTGCACCATCGTCAAGTCTAAAAACCATCAAGTCGGGGACCTCTT GCCACCGGGTCGACTACGGTCCCTCGGATTGCGCGTCTTTCCTAACTTCCAGGAGGTTGGGCAAGCGAGGTGGAGGGGAGCAGCGCGCAAGAAGAGATCCACGCAACCAGGGCACCGGCGGGGCAGCGTGGGAAGTACAGAGAACCGGGCCACAAGAAAAATGGGTCACCCTCGTCTATCTGAAACCCACCCGAGCCCAAGCCTCCCTCTACAGACTCCAAACGACGCCCCGCTCACCGACGTGCCAGGCGAGGTCACCGGCTGCCAGGGCACCCTCCCGCCTCTCGGACCAAGTAGGGGATCGCACGGTCCGAACTCACCTGGAAGGAGCCTCCGCCCCGGGGACCGCAGGTGCCCACCCGGACCGCGACCCGGAGCCCTCGCGCCGCCCGCTCTCGGGTCAGCCCGCGCGCGCGCCTCGCCGACAGTCCCAGGCCGCCCGGCCGCGCGCTCCCGCCGCCGCCCGGCGCTCGCACCTCTGCCGCGCGCTCCTCACCGCACGCTCACAGGCCGGCCGCGCTCTCGCCGTCCCGCGCTTCCACCCGCGCCGCGCCCTCGCACCCCCGCCCctcgctccctcctcccccacacgcCGCGCGCTCGCTCCTGCGCGCTGCACCGCCCCGCCGCGCGCTCCCCGCCGGGGCTCAGCCCCCCAAAACACTCAGCGCGCGCCCGGGGCATTTAAAGGGACAGGCCCCCGCGCCGGAGTTGCCCCGCGGCCGCCTCTCGAAGGGGTCCTCGGTCGCCGCGCGAGGTCTGAATTTggggaccctcccctcccccggcgcCACCTTCGAGTTACACCCGCCGAGAAGAGCAATAGGGTCTGCGTCTGGAGCTCCGACAGGGTCGTCGTCAGCTTTGAGAGGGCGTGTTAG